In Temnothorax longispinosus isolate EJ_2023e chromosome 10, Tlon_JGU_v1, whole genome shotgun sequence, a single window of DNA contains:
- the Sif gene encoding protein still life, isoform SIF type 1 isoform X5 yields MGNKLSCSCAPLIRSKTYRYEDSPWQAGARGGMGGGGGRRGDTGHLLRLWAEVFHVNSSGGGTVKWQQVSEDLVPVNITCIQDSPECVFHITAYNSQVDKILDVRLVQPGTRIGQASECFVYWKDTVTNDTWGLNFTSPIDAKQFRECCSPSFKISRKASSSYSLKLEPPNKQKIKTRRKPLSTPASPSRSREPQCTCMTPEQFARLRSQDTRYRSPCGPSTLPRTMGRSTEMDMTPGRDKITAATSSASLYDNVNNTSGTPGKTPKAGDSAKQKEKQNETCQTTPKTANIGIGTVTVGSQASIDSPDDKGSTISPKKQKSQDTSTQQNGIEMLKSEGTQAGGTLQSNPRSFHRKEQLHHTKSADYTELEMQNGNLFNIVNNNHGHRSKSKSTDDMRIENAQNGISLDSNTLKRMLKPMPSIDSPVTSPEMTRKRHSHHSYHYHPSNNNQKYMMQEVDNENYAHPYRAPYNNKFQGSRSAHDMSRQYSGGRGRTYLDSERNRCTGDMSPPSDNVIFDNQCYATTPSSSNGNSDMEQPNHCNSRRCNGGQTYQQSMQSVSTPGSPTSRLLLEYEMHLRNTLAKGMDAESYSLRTFEALLTQSMENLEFAENIPLNVQRTPHASRRRSSSNKSSTLPLSYRYCNERQNSKDRDGYYSDRNEMVREKRERDAERDRGYLSDYNSRCASCIGESARAQWFRHSDGWQSGSSTFGSGASSSINPGYSGHKRESPWDSLPSLRHEGSLNDSGYKSNRTDSLEQRGTFDRQDSVRSDYMSDRDGRYGIVQQASLESTDSRLCYLTSSEMSDDDRMSLTTAVSDDDDGESAINSPYRKQTGTAAASFNCTGAVRKAGFLSVKKWLLRKKHQIELAKKRGWRGYWVCLKGTTLLFYPCDSQESRAMEAAPKHLIIVDGAIMQPIPEHPKKDYIFCLSTAFGDAYLFQAPCQVELENWVNSIHSACAAAFARHRGKTGTLHLLQEEIFRLEKAIESDHKMKHMADLQQSVVSDVDTKQQINNQIVQWEENLERLHCEQFRLRCYMASLQSGELPNPKSLLTHVSRATKQTLNKLGVFTVSSFHAFICARSPSLLNNLLAGRGATKRRPPLLSRSNSGSSRRSLQISSRDEEKSVKVSVPENQVRSSGHRLVSVFLRDAMTVEEFLASACTRKNLNPMEHFVRVKKRRDMEDHNYFVPHRTDLIETYLHTHEIVEVCAKILYQVELQRNTLEQMWGFSVEAELIENSDRQDELCCYVSRVEDKSVAMQNGIIKGDEIMVINGAIVSDLDMMYLESVLQEEVGLCMMMRSSRTEPPDLTGIMRVTDDIIDSLVCPPPPTDPPVISEEMISGLIVPAPGWSKENIMQECSSAGHMDNKQSSRTNSFEIENLLKTAEQVTGICRSPGETRKSSPTGSVVSSHSQALTPSRQLSDAEKLKKVILELIETERTYVKNLNNLLENYLEPLKRETFLSNAEINALFGNIQEIVTFQRQFLQNLDHAIEMEVDFNSFDHPSQFKGVLFSIGSAFLYYVNHFKLYSSFCASHSKAQKVLHPNEGNQALQEFLQARNPRQQHSSTLESYLIKPIQRILKYPLLLQQLRNLTDERSEEHQHLIEALKGMEKVAEHINEMQRIHEEYGAIFDHLFRQHQKSCKQPIDLSPGDLLYYGGVEWLNISDFLGKIKKGLELHAMCFVFKSAVVFLCKERLRQKKKLMGVSTKANSSEVEIIRYQVLIPVTEVQVRASSAKDMESHFLWELIHLRSQLQRRSEKVYVLSNSTTEFRNAFLKTIRQIIRESVRNMSIPSTKNMSQAPMSLTPRMSTGHVEKFSKQQAGQTQNGNGVTCTLSKKAMKQQLLSSSHKRKYSQSKQPVEHESSEDKDQEDAPVPQQQTFRSRSKTISDTSGEMKVEMDSGTKSEGEEDSQAFLGEKKNLGRTPNHLTLSTTSTISAGSTGSQARLIQSSHQPENYQPITVKELGSPIWKPRELPSLGEATTLPRKGKSAGEFADMSSSHSASRKSLIEINNCAQQPNFNNHV; encoded by the exons ATGGGCAACAAGCTCTCCTGCAGTTGCGCACCCCTAATCAGATCAAAGACGTATCGGTACGAGGACAGCCCATGGCAGGCCGGTGCCAGGGGCGGGATGGGCGGCGGCGGAGGACGTAGGGGTGACACTGGCCACTTGCTCAG GCTGTGGGCCGAAGTGTTCCATGTAAACTCGAGCGGGGGTGGGACCGTCAAGTGGCAGCAGGTGTCTGAAGATCTGGTCCCGGTGAACATCACCTGCATCCAGGACTCGCCGGAATGCGTCTTCCATATCACCGCGTACAATAGCCAGGTCGATAAGATTCTAGACGTGCGGTTGGTCCAGCCAG GTACACGCATCGGCCAAGCGTCGGAATGCTTCGTTTACTGGAAGGACACAGTGACAAACGACACGTGGGGGCTGAACTTCACGTCTCCCATAGACGCGAAGCAATTCAGAGAATGCTGC TCACCGTCGTTCAAGATTTCAAGGAAAGCGTCCTCTTCTTACTCGTTGAAGCTCGAGCCACCGAACAAGCAGAAGATCAAAACACGCCGAAAGCCGCTGTCGACACCGGCCTCACCGAGCCGATCCAGAGAACCTCAGTGCACGTGTATGACTCCGGAACAGTTCGCCAGACTGCGCAGCCAAGACACCAGATATCGAAGTCCATGCG GGCCGTCTACGCTTCCACGGACCATGGGACGATCCACGGAAATGGACATGACGCCGGGACGAGACAAAATAACAGCGGCCACATCCAGCGCATCTCTCTACGACAACGTTAACAATACTAGCGGAACACCTGGGAAAACACCAAAAGCTGGCGACTCGGCCAAGCAGAAGGAGAAGCAGAACGAGACGTGTCAGACGACCCCGAAGACTGCCAACATTGGAATCGGAACGGTCACAGTAGGATCACAGGCAAGC ATCGACAGCCCCGACGACAAAGGTTCCACGATATCGCCGAAGAAGCAGAAGAGCCAGGACACGTCCACGCAGCAGAACGGCATTGAGATGCTGAAGTCGGAGGGTACTCAGGCCGGCGGTACCCTCCAGAGCAACCCTCGGTCGTTCCACCGCAAGGAACAGCTCCACCACACCAAGTCGGCCGACTACACCGAGCTGGAGATGCAGAACGGCAACCTCTTTAACATCGTCAACAATAATCATGGTCACAGGTCGAAGAGCAAGAGCACCGACGACATGCGGATCGAAAACGCGCAGAACGGCATCAGCCTGGACTCGAACACTCTGAAGCGCATGCTGAAGCCGATGCCGAGCATCGACAGCCCGGTAACGTCGCCGGAGATGACGAGAAAACGTCACAGCCATCACAGCTATCACTACCATCCGAGCAATAACAATCAGAAGTACATGATGCAGGAGGTCGACAACGAGAACTATGCGCATCCGTATCGCGCGCCTTACAATAACAAGTTCCAGGGTTCCAGGAGCGCTCACGATATGAGTCGGCAATACTCCG GCGGCAGAGGCAGGACGTACTTAGATTCGGAACGTAATCGGTGCACAGGTGACATGTCGCCGCCCTCGGACAATGTCATCTTCGACAACCAGTGCTACGCCACCACGCCGAGCTCGTCGAACGGCAACTCCGACATGGAGCAGCCGAACCACTGCAACTCCCGCCGCTGCAACGGCGGCCAGACATATCAGCAGAGCATGCAGTCGGTTTCGACACCGGGCAGCCCGACCAGCCGGCTGCTCCTCGAGTACGAGATGCATCTCAGGAACACCCTCGCCAAAGGCATGGACGCGGAGAGCTACAGCCTGCGCACGTTTGAAGCTCTGCTCACGCAGAGCATGGAGAACTTGG AATTTGCGGAAAACATACCGTTGAACGTTCAGCGCACGCCTCACGCTTCACGAAGAC GTTCCAGTTCCAATAAATCGTCGACCCTGCCGCTATCGTACCGCTACTGCAACGAGAGACAGAATAGCAAGGACCGAGACGGCTATTACAGCGATCGCAACGAGATGgtgagagagaagagagagcgagacgCCGAACGGGATCGCGGCTATCTCAGCGACTACAATTCTAG ATGCGCCAGCTGTATCGGGGAATCCGCGCGCGCACAGTGGTTCCGGCATTCAGACGGATGGCAGTCCGGCAGCTCGACCTTCGGCTCCGGCGCCTCGAGTTCGATAAATCCAGGATACTCGGGACACAAGAGAGAATCGCCCTGGGATTCTCTGCCGTCCCTGAGACACGAAGGCAGTCTCAACGACAGCGGTTACAAGTCCAATCGAACTGACTCGCTCGAACAAAG AGGTACTTTCGACAGACAGGACAGCGTCAGATCTGACTACATGTCCGACCGGGATGGCAGATACGGAATCGTTCAACAAGCCTCATTGGAGAGCACCGACTCAAGGCTCTGCTACTTGACGTCTTCCGAG ATGTCGGACGATGATAGGATGTCACTCACCACCGCCGTcagcgacgatgacgacggcgAGAGTGCTATAAATTCGCCCTATCGAAAGCAGACCGGCACGGCTGCAGCTTCATTCAATTGCACCGGTGCAGTTCGGAAGGCAGG ATTTCTCAGCGTGAAGAAATGGTTGCTGCGCAAGAAGCATCAGATCGAGCTGGCCAAGAAGCGAGGCTGGAGGGGTTATTGGGTCTGCTTGAAGGGCACCACGCTCCTCTTCTACCCCTGCGATTCACAGGAGAGCAGGGCCATGGAGGCGGCACCTAAACACCTGATCATCGTCGACGGTGCGATCATGCAGCCGATTCCCGAACACCCGAAGAAGGATTACATATTTTGCCTGAGCACCGCGTTCGGGGACGCCTATCTATTccag GCGCCGTGTCAAGTGGAGCTGGAGAACTGGGTGAACAGTATTCATTCGGCGTGCGCCGCCGCGTTCGCGCGTCATCGCGGTAAGACCGGCACGCTGCATCTGCTGCAGGAGGAGATTTTCCGTCTGGAAAAGGCGATCGAGTCG GACCACAAGATGAAGCACATGGCGGATCTTCAGCAATCAGTGGTTTCCGACGTCGATACCAAGCAGCAGATCAACAATCAAATAGTACAGTGGGAGGAGAATCTGGAACGGCTCCACTGTGAGCAATTCCGCCTGCGGTGCTACATGGCCAGTTTGCAGAGTGGCGAATTGCCCAATCCGAAG AGTCTACTGACGCACGTGTCTCGCGCCACGAAGCAAACGCTAAACAAGCTGGGCGTGTTCACGGTGTCGTCCTTCCACGCGTTTATCTGCGCGCGTAGCCCGTCCctgctaaataatttattggcGGGTCGCGGAGCAACGAAGAGACGACCGCCGCTGTTGTCGAGATCGAACAGCGGCTCCAGCAGACGCTCGCTGCAGATCTCGTCCAGGGACGAGGAGAAGAGCGTGAAGGTGTCCGTGCCGGAAAATCAGGTACGATCGTCAGGACATCGG CTGGTCTCGGTGTTCCTGCGTGACGCGATGACCGTGGAGGAGTTCCTGGCGAGCGCGTGCACCAGAAAGAATCTCAATCCGATGGAGCACTTTGTGCGCGTCAAAAAGCGCCGGGATATGGAGGACCATAATTACTTTGTGCCACATAGGACTGATTTGATAGAAACCTAT TTGCATACGCACGAAATCGTGGAAGTCTGTGCCAAGATTTTATATCAAGTGGAATTGCAAAGAAACACTTTAGAACAAATGTGGGGCTTCTCCGTCGAGGCGGAGCTCATAGAAAACTCCGATAGGCAGGACGAGCTCTGCTGCTACGTTAGTAGAGTGGAAGACAAGAGCGTCGCCATGCAAAACG GAATCATTAAGGGCGACGAGATTATGGTAATCAACGGCGCCATCGTGAGCGACTTGGATATGATGTACTTGGAGAGCGTTCTGCAGGAGGAGGTGGGTCTCTGCATGATGATGCGATCCTCCAGGACGGAGCCACCGGATCTCACGGGCATTATGCGAGTCACCGATGACATAATCGACAGCCTGGTCTGCCCGCCGCCGCCCACCGACCCGCCAGTAATCAGCGAAGAAATGATTTCCGGTCTGATTGTACCGGCACCCGGATGGA GCAAGGAGAACATTATGCAGGAATGTTCGTCGGCCGGTCACATGGATAACAAGCAGTCCTCGCGCACAAATTCCTTCGAAATCGAGAACCTCTTGAAAACTGCCGAACAAGTGACAGGGATCTGCCGTTCTCCAGGTGAGACCAGAAAGTCGAGTCCCACCGGAAGCGTCGTCAGTTCCCACTCGCAGGCACTCACACCGAGCCGGCAGCTTAGCGACGCTGAGAAGCTGAAGAAAGTGATTTTAGAACTGATTGAGACTGAACGGACTTACGTAAAg aatttaaataatttgctgGAGAACTACTTGGAACCCCTTAAACGCGAGACCTTCCTGTCGAACGCGGAGATCAACGCGCTGTTTGGTAATATCCAGGAAATCGTCACGTTTCAACGACAGTTCCTGCAGAATCTCGATCACGCCATCGAGATGGAGGTCGATTTCAATAGCTTTGACCATCCGAGTCAATTTAAG GGAGTCCTGTTTTCCATTGGAAGTGCCTTCTTATATTACGTAAATCACTTCAAGCTATACAGCTCGTTTTGCGCGAGTCACTCGAAGGCTCAGAAAGTTTTACATCCAA ACGAGGGAAATCAAGCTTTACAAGAGTTCCTGCAAGCGAGAAATCCTCGGCAGCAACACTCGTCGACCTTAGAATCATACTTGATAAAACCTATACAAAGAATACTCAAGTATCCGCTGCTGTTGCAGCAGCTTAGGAATCTCACCGATGAACGAAGCGAAGAACACCAACACTTAATCG AGGCGCTCAAAGGCATGGAGAAGGTGGCGGAGCATATAAACGAGATGCAGAGAATCCACGAAGAATACGGTGCTATTTTCGATCACCTGTTCAGGCAACACCAAAAATCCTGCAAACAG CCGATCGACTTAAGTCCAGGCGATCTTTTGTACTACGGCGGCGTCGAGTGGCTCAATATTTCCGACTTTCTCGGCAAGATAAAGAAGGGTCTCGAGCTCCACGCGATGTGCTTCGTATTTAAATCGGCCGTCGTGTTCCTGTGCAAGGAAAGATTGAGACAGAAAAAGAAGCTCATG GGAGTTTCTACGAAGGCTAACTCAAGCGAGGTAGAAATTATCCGTTACCAGGTGCTGATCCCGGTGACGGAAGTCCAGGTCAGGGCCAGCTCCGCCAAGGATATGGAGTCCCACTTCTTGTGGGAATTGATTCATCTAAGAAGTCAATTACAAAGGAGGTCGGAGAAAGTATACGTACTCTCCAACAG TACGACGGAATTCCGTAACGCGTTTCTGAAGACGATCCGGCAAATCATTCGTGAGTCGGTGAGAAACATGAGCATACCCTCGACGAAAAACATGAGCCAGGCGCCGATGTCGCTGACGCCGCGAATGTCGACCGGCCATGTGGAAAAATTCAGCAAGCAACAGGCCGGCCAGACGCAGAACGGAAACGGCGTGACGTGCACGCTCTCGAAGAAGGCGATGAAGCAGCAGCTGCTGTCCAGTTCGCACAAGCGCAAATACAGCCAGTCGAAACAGCCGGTGGAGCACGAGAGCTCGGAGGATAAGGATCAGGAGGATGCGCCGGTTCCCCAGCAGCAAACGTTTCGCTCCAGAAGCAAGACCATAAGCGACACTTCCG GCGAGATGAAGGTTGAGATGGATTCGGGTACAAAGTCGGAAGGTGAGGAAGACTCGCAGGCTTTTTTAGGCGAGAAGAAGAATCTCGGTCGCACACCTAATCATCTGACGCTGAGCACCACGTCGACCATCTCGGCGGGGAGTACTGGCAGCCAGGCTAGGTTGATCCAGTCTTCCCATCAGCCTGAGAACTATCAACCTATTACCGTCAAGGAACTTG GTTCGCCGATCTGGAAGCCACGGGAGCTACCCTCCCTGGGGGAGGCCACCACATTGCCGCGCAAGGGTAAGTCGGCCGGCGAGTTCGCGGACATGAGCTCGAGCCACAGCGCCTCCCGAAAGTCTCTGATAGAAATCAACAATTGTGCTCAACAACCTAACTTTAATAATCACGTTTAA